ACCCAAGTGATCTGTAGGTAATGATGCTAACTCGTTACTAAGGTCCCCTACTTGGGGGCTAACCAATTCTAATTATAGCTGTATTCCCCCCTACCCCTGGCAAGTTTACATAAACAAGCAACAAGGATAAAGCCAGCTTAAGCTTGAATAATTTTGTGTTGCCATGATCCCAGAGATACAGGAATTTAaattgcttaggaaaaaaaaaaaaatatatatatatatatatattcagaagAAACTGGCCTTTTTATTTCAATAGTGAGAAATACAATTAAATATCTTACCTAAAAATAAGGCTATAAGGTATACTTGAAGCAAGAATGAAAACTGGATTGTGACGTTCAGTGGATTTGGCAATGCCAGACTAAATTTCCCTGTTTCACTGAAGATTGGAATGGATTGAACGATACAGACAGCTGAAAGCAGAAGACCACCATGATTATAAAACACAGGTAAAATATACACTTGCCCAGCCCACACCAACTTTTTCAAGGTGTTCCCTTATGTTCTAGCTCTCGTTAACTATTTTCATTACATATGAACCATTTTTTAAGCTGTATTTTAAACGTGCAGTATGATGGAAAGCAGCTAGCTCAGGCAGTATAGCGGTTTAGCTATAGGAATCTCCAGCACAGCAAGCTTGCCCGTGTGAGACACTGTTCTCATACACAACTATCTTGCCTGCAGGGCCTGAGCCAGCAACATTTACCAGGTAGAAACACCCACAGCAACGGAACAGGCGCAGTCTTTCCCATGCTGGGAGTTGGGCAATGCACAAGCCTACTCCTGGCTCAGAGACGGGTTCTGACAGGCATGATTAAAACAGATTTCCTACAACTAGAAGCTAGGCAGGGatatgcttctttaaaaaaaaaaaaaaaacaaaaaaacaaccctgacCTGTTCAGCGAGAAGAGATCAGTGTAAAACCGCCTCCTTTCCAGGGGAGGTACAGCAAGACGACTGGGGGCCTGCAGCTTCCACCGAGCAGTCGCCCTCCAAGCAGAGAGGGAACAGAGCCCACCCGGCAAGCGCCAGGCCTTTCTCAGACCAGGCTTTGCTGCTTTCGGAGGAATAACCTGCTCCTGCCCATCCCAACCACGCGTTTACAAGATAACGCAAAGGTCTGTGAGCGCTAGACTGATCAACTCAGGCCTAGCACGCAAAAGCAAACGCTTTGGATCAGCGGAGAGAAGTGAACGTGCTCTTCCTGCGCCCCTCGCGTGGCACGCAGCCCACGCCGGGTCGCGTCGTCCAGCCGACCTTTTGTCGCCTTTACTCTCCTCCCCAGCGCCCGAAAGGAAGACCTCTGTTCACATCAAATCGAAAAGATAAGTTTCACTCAGCGAGGAAGACAAAAACGCTCACCTTTGGTTCAGCTCAAAGCAAATTTCCATTTATCCGTTGTTCTATTATTTTTAGTCCAGCAGCCAGACCAAAAATTCAGTTATTTGCACAGCTTTAACCTCTCCAATTATTAAGCTGCCTTTCTCGGACGTACCTTCAGCCAAGCATCCCAAAGGGTAGAGAGGGATCCAGCTGGTGTAGCGGAGCCAGGTTAGTGGTTTCCATTCAATACCGATGCACGAAAGCATATAGTAGGGATACCTAGAGTCAATTCAGTTTGAGAAGAGAGAGATACTGTttaaaatggagactgctactaGAATTAGTCTTTCATTTATCTGCTGTATAGACTAGTCAACGTAATTCCCAAATTACACAAGAATATTCAAAACCTGTTCCTAGGGATGACGGACACATTTTTATTTGGGAGTTTACGGACCTAATGCTATTATTCTGACCATATGGATGACTTTAACTGCCCAACTTGTCTAATAAACTtttcagaatacttttttttttgggggggggggggagagaaacagAGCATAGGGCAGCTAGCTTAGCAATGGAAATTCAAAGGGCAGCGCTATCTTTAACACTCCCAACTTGTTACAGCTGTTGGTAGATAAAGCAACCTAGGAAAGCTGTGATAGGCGATGTCTAAAGGACATTTTACTCTCCAGAGACAATATACTAGTGCCAAGGGATTTCTCTTCCAAAAGGTACCGAGATCAAAATCTTCTTTAAAGAGCTCTTGGGAAGGACCAAACTGTTCTGTGCACACCTGCTAGAGGAAAATCCCACAAACCTGAACAGCTCAATGATACTccagaaataaaatatgaagaaCACCACAGCTTTGCTCTGCATTTCCTCTAAACTTCCAAGgacaacaaacaaaataaagtttcttccaaatacctgtttaaaaaacaaatcaaggAGTAAATAGTCACACTGTTCATCAAAAGAAAGAGCAAGTCCTTGCTGTCAAAAATACGCAGCATGAGCACTCTTCAAGCCTGAAACATCCACTAGGCACATTTTGCACGTTTAGGTCCAATCCAAGGGACCTGGTCATAAATAGTTCAGCTGCACTTTTACGCACAACAACCAGAATAAAAGGGGAACTGGAAGCAAATCAAAAACACATTGTTTTCATCAGCTGCCTCTTCCTTGTTGTCCTAAAGCCTCTCAGCTAGGCCACGGAAGAAGACAAGACAGTGCCACGACTAAGGCTGGGGAAGCAGGGATTCCTGCTGCTTAAGATATTCCCTACGGCAGTGCCAGTGAGGTTGTATCACTTATTTTAGGAGAGTCTACACGCTATTATGTAAAATACAGATTTACTTTAAACATGGGAAGAACAAGGAGAAGAATCTTAAACTATTACCTGGATTACAGCAGGTATCAGCGGTGATCTGACTAGTCCTATCAGCGAATTCAAGATCTCCATTAATGCCAGGGTCTGGCAGAAATACATCATGTCAGCGATGGTGTGAAACGTGTCGTAGAAGGAGTCTGAAAGACACAGGGAACCATCTGAAGGACAAACGGATTTTAAAGCCCAGGAAGCTGGCTGAAATGCACAGCTCTTGACAACAGGGCtctatttgtatttgaaaaaaaattatgcgTAATTACACACATAACTCTGTTACTGATTTTATCTTGAAGTCACAGGTCAGAAGCAATGCTCAAATGTTTTGTATCACACACAAAGATCAAGAACTATTTCAGTAATAactttacaaaaaagaaaaaaagatagctcTGTACCTCAACAGAATGAAGCATCTTCAAAAACTATAATATTCTAGCCAGTACTTTCTCAATAATACTAATATTAATATTGCAGTAAATGAGACATTTTCCTCCAActgatttctttaaatgaaatCTTGGCAGAGTACAGCGAGTATCGCTCAACAGAATCTGCAACTGTCATTTACAAGAGCAGAGTATTTCCCTATCCTTGACATTGCGATGACTTTTGGGAGGCTTTTGTTGTGTGTTTCAGTGATGCACTTACTGTTTCTTAAGTATGTCTTTAGATTTCACTATTTAGAAAGTattaaaaacagcattaaaagcaaaacaaaaaaacccagtgtGAATAAAATAGTGCTTATTACTTGCCTTTTCCCAAGATGAACAGTCGTACTGTCATGTTCACAAAAATCCAAGAGAATCCCAAAAACTGTACAAGATTATACATGATTAAGTATCCTTTCTTCAGGTGTTTGAAAGCTACAATCAATAACAAACACATCGGGTGAGCAGAATGCGGTGGTGCCCCTCCTGCAAAGGGTACAGCCGCAAGAGCACAGCTGCCCGTGTCTCCGTGTCCCTATGGCTAACGAGGGAAGCCGGATCGTGAGAAGAGGGTTGCTGTGTATATCGTGGGTTCTGCTTGCTTTTAACATCATCTGATAGAACTAAACTTTTGCTAGACAGATTTTTAAATCCCTTAGAAACTGCAGTCCAGTTTTATTAAATTTCTAAATAGTTCATAACACAAAGATTCCCCTCCCAGATGCACGGGGCCAGTCAAATCGACCCGCAAGAGCTGAGGCTCACACAAGAGAGCGACGAGAGTTTTCTACACCCCATTTCACACACTACGAAGATATGGCTACTTACGGTCTTTTGGGACTCTGGattctattttcattttgttcatcttttcttcttcctgaagacgAGGGATAAGGTTTTAGAGAGTGTTACTGTAATTAGCAAGTGATTTGTTAACTATCCTGCTGCAAAGCTTAGGGGGGTTAAAACTCAGAGAAGCAGCCAGTCGCTAGAGGGTTTAAATTTTCACCTCCATAAAATGAAGCAGATTTCTCATCCAGAAAGAACGGTACTATAAGAGCTAGAGGCTGTGAACTAATTATCCCACCTTTCCTTTGCTATGCATTTTCTTCTAGAAATTTGGTGCTTACGGTGATAAAGCCAGTCGTTTTCTCCGTTAATCCCCAATTAACACCGTTTCTCAGAACTGTTCCTCAGAACGCTTCATGACCCACCGGCGGCCCGAAGGGAACCGAGACCCCCAGCCCGagctcgctgccgccgccgccggagcggtCGAGTCCGACCCCGCGGCAGGGAggcgcagccagggctggggacgCAGCGCCCACGCGGGTACAGCCCGCGAAACCCCCCGCTTTCCCGACGAGCGGGGCCCACGCCTGGCAGCTCCGCGCCTCCCTAGGGCGCGTGGATGCGGATCAGGACACACAGAGCGCGGGCTGCCGGCCCGGATCACAGCTGCCGCTCTTTTTCAGCCAGAAACATGCCTATTCCCGACTCCCTGCCTAGAGCTCGAGTCTTTAACCGGCTCCAGCGGCACCTGTATGAGACAGCAGTGACAGTCAGCGCGCTAGACAGCCCCGGGGCACGCGTCCACCGCGCGGGAACCGCCGCTGCTCCGCGGCTGGCGGCCCGAGCCCGCAGGACTGACCTTCTCCCTGAGCTCCATCTCGGCGTCCGACTCGTCCAACCAGCGATCGAAGTCAGGCGCCAGGAAGAGCGGGCGCTTCTCCTGCCTGGTGAGTCtctcccaccagctgctctcctttTTCTGCACAGTGATGTTGAGCTGCCTTTGAGTCACCTTGTACCGGGGCTGAGGGCAGACACAGGAACGTACGTCAGCAGAAGCCCTGAGACACTGGCCTTGCTTGGTCGAACCCACAATTTCGGCTTTAGACCTTCTTGCTTTTAATACTGTGAGCCACCCACTTTCTCCTCTAGCCAGCGGTAAAAATGACACTAGCATCAGCCACAGGTACATGTCCAAAAAATGGGACCTCACGTGGCAGCTGTGAGAGGAAGGGCGAAGAGCGTTTGGAGATGCTTGGAGAGAGCGGCGAGCTGACGTTTCTACTGCTGGCGAACCTCACCTAACAGCTGGTGGCACAGAAGGCAGCTGGTGGACCTGGCAGTGGTCACCGCCGCCCCAGGAAGGTTCCCCACCACAGCCACCCTCTGCCTAACAGCAGCCCCAAACTCCTCTCCACCCTTACAGCGCTCAGCACCATCTCCTTGGGTGCCCACCCTTGCTGTCACCGTCGGAGCCCTCCTCTCCTCGAGCCTACGCCAGGGCCCTCTGCACAAAACCGCCTCTCCAACACGGCCGAAACGGATGCAGAAGAGCCGTGACCCACATCCTTGGCTGAGCGTGTGACGCCGGCACTGCTCTCCGTCAAGGCTGCCCGGGCCACCCCCTAGGACACTAGAAGGCTACGGCTATAACTTACTGCTAATGCTCAGTCCTCGCCTGTCAGGAGCTCCATCTCTCACTGGTGGCCAACCTGGTGCCAGCAGGACCCGAGAGGCCCTCGCGGTGCAGACCAAAGCTAGGAGAGGACCACCTGGGCTGCGACACCTCCCGGTCCCCCCACCTGGGGTTACACAGCTTTCGCGGGTCAAAAGGTCCAGGGCAGTTTGTCACTCCACTCCAAACCTGCGTCTCAACCGGTCTTGGAGCTCCTGCCCTTCTCTGACCCTCTGCAGATCTGCCAGCAGCGGTCACCGACCGCCCGTCAAGCTCTTCTCCAGGGAAGTGTCAGCTCAGCATCAGTTTCTGGAGGATCGGACCCCAGCGCTTCATCCCTCCGGCCCCTGGCTGTGTTGCACGGAGGACACGGCCTCCTGCCCCGCTGGAGAAGCAGAGCTGAACCCGTGGCTCCCGGGCTCGTTGCAGCTATCCCGAGAGGCAGCCAGGCAGCGGCAGGACAAATcctccatgggcagcagagcccaggGTCTTCCCAAGCCCCTCACAGCTTTGAGGGGTAAAGACAGACTTTAGGGCCACCTGCGAGCAAGGCAGGCGCCCGGCTGCTCTTCCAGCAAAGCTCGCTCCTCCTGCGCTACAACGGGAATTAAGGCAGCAGGAGGAATttcacagcaggagctgccacgTGTTTGTACCGGCAACCTAAGGAATTTGCGCAAGCCAGAAGCGCCAGTTTTCAGGACTTTCTTTTTGTCCGGCcacaaaaaaaaaccaggaaACACTTGGCAACACGGCAATCCCCTCCTCAACCATCAAGGTTGTACCAAAGCACTGCCAGATTCTCCCACTCTTTTGCTGCTTTGATCAAACCCTTTAAAAAGTTGTAGCTATTGTACAACACCTGCGATAAATGGAGAGCCCTGTTTTTATTAAAGCTTACTCAAACGAGCGTTAGCTCCGGTGAGGTGATTTGCATTAAAGCAGGGTGGAGGCTGAGCACGGGGATGAAGAGCAGCCACAGGCAGCACTCGCCAGGGAGATCTAAAACAGCCCGTCGTGAGCTCTGAGGCACAGGCACTTCGCTTTCATGTTTTTTGAGaattacaaagaaaaagtaaaagttcgaggaggaaaaaaaaaaatacctactTTAGGCTCAACTGGTTCTAGGAACTCGATCTGGAACTCGTAGATGTTGTCCCCCTTGGCACCGTGTCCCTGAGCTGAAAGGCAAGAGTCACCGGTCAGCGCGGGGCCCGGGCGAGCGACCTGTTACACGCGGGGGCGCGAGCCGACGGGGCCAGAGCGGCCGCGACCCCCCTCGCGAAGGCAGGCGGATCCGCTCGCCGCCTGCTCACGCGGCTCCGATCCCCGGCAGGGCTCCGAAACCCGGAGTGCCCGGTTTCGCTTCCGGCCTTTCACGGGGAGCCGCTGTAAGCCGAGCCGAGGCCGAAGGCGTTTCGGAGCGACGCCTGATCAAATGGCCTTGGCTGCGGCTCGCCCGCGTTTGTTAGATGTTGCacctgcatttaaaaagaaaacggCCAAAAACGTGAATAAAACACGAAAAATAGCCACGGCGCGTCCTTGGCACTGCCTCGACCAGCGGGCCGGAGGGCACCGCGACCGGGAGCCGCTCGGCCGGAACAGCCCCCCTTGCAGGGAGGATCTGCTTTACCTTTCAAATCGAGCGCTAGGTCCCGACACAGACGTTCGATAACGCTTGCAAACAAGGTCTTTGCGGAAGGAAAATCGCCGCGGGTTATCGCCAGGGTTCGGCCGAGGGGGGCAGGCAGCGAACACAGGGACGTTTCACCGACATTTGAATATGaggagtgtttttttctttttttttgttagataAGACATGACCTGCTGTCACTACGAGCGCTCAATACAAGTCGGGATCGCGCACGGGTGCATTTCGGGATCCGAGGCCAGAGCGGAGCTCACCCGTTCCCACCAAGGAGGTCAACGGGACCCCACGTCGCTGGGGCACCCGGCACCCCTCGGGAGCAAGAAAATAACCTTAAAACAGCCGCCTACCTTTGAAATAAAGCACGTTGTCGGTGATGGTGATGTCCGGGTTCTGGGGAAGAAGAAGCAGTTTCAGGCGACGGTTCCAGCGGCCGGAGAAGGTCCAAGGGAGCTGGGGGCTGCGGTCCCGCCGGGAAGGGACCCGCCACCTGCTCCAGCGCCCCAAATCCGGCTCGGGGCCGCCGGGGAGCTGCCTCCGTCCGGGGCCAGCTGCTTTTGCCCCTGCGACGGCCAAGGCGCCGGGGGCAAAGGACACGGGTGCCGGGGCCGTGCCAGCAGGTCAGCGGCGTGGAAGAGCACGGGAAGGCACGGCCACCCCGAGCCGCCCCGCTCGGGCATCGCTCCCACGGGCAACGCTTCGCCCCAACGGCGGGGAGAGCGGCGCGACGGGCCGAGCTGACGGCAAGGCCTGGAGCGGGGAAGCGCAAACCAGCCTGGGTGCGGGGAACCTGGGAAACACCCCGGGTCGGGGCAACCCAACGGGAGCGAAGTGGCAGCGCTAACGCACCCGCCATGGGTGCAGCCACCCCGACACCGGCAATGCACCTGCTCCAGATGCAGCCACCCCAGGTTGGTGCAGCCGCCCTGCCACTGTCAGGGCACCCACGCCGGCACGCCCTGGCACTGCTAATGCACCCACGCTGGgtgcaccaccaccaccccccccccggggttaaTGCACCCACCACCACCATTAAGACACCCACGCCGGGGAAACGCACCCAGGgtgcgccctccccccccccccccgccccagcgcaATGCACCCACCCGAGGTAAATGCACCCACGGGGCACCCGAGACAGCACCACCGACTCAGCCACGGGCGGTAACGCACCCGCCCGGGTAAATGCATGCTCCCGGGTAAATGCACCCGCCCCGGTGCCGGCGCGGTACCTGGACGTCGCTGAGCTCCACGCGCAGGTAGAGCTCGCGGTGCCGCTGCGCCCAGTGCACGTGCGGCCGCAGGCTGGGACCCGCCATGGCGCGCGGGCGCTCTGcgctccgcgctccgctccgctccgcgcccggccgcgccgcgccgcgccgcgccgctccggggggcgggcagggggctCCCGCGCGCCTGCGcacagcgcccgccgccgcgccgggggaaggggaggaggggggaggtggGCGGCTCCCGCGCGCCTGCGcactgcgcccgccgccgcgctgggaggggggtggggggttcCGAGCGCGCCTGCGcactgcgcccgccgccgcgctgggggcgggaggggggctcCCGCGCGCCTGCGCACAGCGgcccgccgcggggggagggggtgcAAAGGCGTTGGTGGCAACGGCCGCTGCGCTGAGGGCTGCTGCCGTGTCCCCGAGCCTGCGCCGTGTCCCTTAGGCTCCCTCGTGTGCCTGGGTCCCCCCGTGCCCTCCCGTGTGTCCCCCCCGGTCCCtgggtccccccatgtccctgtctccctgtgtcctgcctccttgtccctgtgtccccccatgtccccgtgtctcCCAGTGTCCTGCCTCCATGTCTCTCTGTGCCCCCCATTTCTCTGTGTTcctcccatgtccctgtccctccctgtgtccccatgcacccagtgtccccccacatccctgtGGTGTCCCATGTCCTGGTGCTTCTCTGTGTCCCTTTGCCTGCTCCCACCCCACACCTCGTGTCCCTTTGCCTGCTCCCTCCCCACACCCCATGGCCCTGTGCCTGCCCATGTCCATCCCTCCGTTTCTccatgtgtccctgtgtcccaggCCTGTCCCCATGCACTGTGTCCCCATGCCCGCTTGTGTCCCCGTGCGTGCCCTTCACGTCTGAGCCCCCAGGGTGCCAGCACTGTGCTGTGATGgcagaaaacatttcagataaTCGGGTATTTTAACGGAGCAGGGGCACCTTCGAGGCATCGATGGCCTGCAGCCGGCTTTGGCATCTTTCTCCCGCACGGGAGCTTAACTTCCTCAGGCCGTTCAGAACGGCAGCTCGGCGGGGTGTTTGTCCCACTGTAGCCCCAGCTGACGTGCGATCCCGCGCCACGATCCTGCGCTGCGATCCCGTGCTGTGGCTGGGCCTGCTCTGCCGGCGCTCGCGCAGCGGCAGCACAGAGACCGGCTTGCACCATAGCAGAGGGGCCTGATAAAAACGTAGAAAACACCTTGCTGTCTGCAGCCTGCCCCGCAACCACGCTCCTTTACCCTCTCTCAAGTTATGTCTTTAATTGTTATGTGCATCTAATATCTTGCTGCCAACAACACtaaaaagcagcagcactgaTTTTGCTAAAATGCACCTGCAGTTTTGCCTCCAGAAAGGCCGACccctgctctgtgagcagctcgCGCAGGGGCACCTCTCCCACAGCCCTCAGCACGTCGCTCgtgaagccaaagctccccacgGCCGGGTCCGTCGCTGAGGTTGCGCGGTGGTTGCGCAAGCCCGACCAGCAGGTTTCCTGTGCAAATCTCAGAGTCGATGTGAGGCACCGGCTCCGTCGGCCGCGGTGTTGCAATAGCCGAGCTGCAGCCcgggggagagggcagagagctCCGAGAGCGGGCGGCGGAGGAAAACCAGCCGTCAGGGCTGTGCATGTCCTTGCCTCCCTGCCTCGGAGGTGGCCGCTGCAGGAGAATCATTTCTTCTAGCTTACAGTGGTTTAAACCAGGTGGAAAGCAGTGGCCTTGCTTTAGAGGTGGAAAAGCAAATGTATGGAAACATTCAGCTGGAGGCTCATTGCACTGGAGCCCGTGGGAGGCCTGAGCTGAATATACCTCGGTAATTGTATTCCCGTGGGAAGTGCATCAGTGCCAAAGCATCAGGGAAAAAAAGGCTGATTTTTGAAACTGAAGTGTCTTGAAAGATTCAGCAGGAAAATTAATGCAAGATTGGGCACAAGAGGGAGACCCGATCTGCAGGCACTGGATCAGGGATGGCCCAGCCACAGCCCCGTGTGCCGGCACCCCTGCCTTGCTGCCGCCTTGCTGGACCTGGCAGCGTGGTCCTGCGCATGCAGGGGGATTTGCGCATCCTGGACGCTGCGTGCACAGGGGTGTTTGTGTGCTGGATCCCATGTGCATACGGGTGTTTCTGTGTCTCACTTCCTATGTACATGGGGGTTGCACAGCCCAGATCCTGTGTGCATGGGGATTTCATGTCCCTGATCCCATGGGAGGGAGGTGTTTGCATGTCCCAGATCCCATGTGCATGGGGGGAGGTTTGCATGTCCCAGATCCCACGTGCATGGCAAGGAGAGTTTGCATGTCCTGGATCCCACGTGCATGGGGAGATTTGCATGTGCAGGATCCTGCGTGCATGGGGTGGGGTTTGTGCTCTTTGGAGCACAAGGGGGGGTTGCACCTGCAGGATCCCATCTGAATGGGGGTGATGCGAAGGAGTTGCACATCCCACATCCCGTGAGcatgggggcggtggggggggagcACTGCAGGTCCCGCGCTCTGTGTGCATGGAGGGGAGTTGCAAGTCCTGAACCCTGTGTGCCCAGGGGGGTTGCAGGTCCTGGATCCCATGTGCATGGGGGGTTGCAGGTCTTGGATCCCGTGTGCATGGCAGGGGGGTGCATGTGCAGGTCCCGGATCCCATGTGCACAGGGGGGTTGCAGGTCCCGGATCCTGTGTACACAGGGGGGTTGCTGGTCCCAGATCCTGCATGCACGGGGGGGTTGCAGGTCCTGGATCCCGTGTGCACAGGGGCGTTGCAGGTCCTGGATGCCGTGTGCATGGCAGGCAGGGGTGTGTGCAGGTCCCGGATCCCGTGTGCACAGCGGGGTTGCAGGCCCCGCACCCCTGTGCACGTCGGGGGGGTTGCGGGCCCCGCACCCCTGTGCACGGGAGTGCCCCGGTGCCCCGGGCCAGCAGGCGGCGCCTCTCCCGGGccccgcggtgctcggcgctgccggggcgcagcggcggcagcggcggcggctcctccccgCCTgcagggggcggcggcgcggcggcggcgcgcggcggccgctCTCGGCGGAAGCGGAAGTGTCGCGGCTCGGCAGCgtcgcggcggggccgggcagccgccGCGGAGCGCCGTGAGTAccgggtgccgccgccgccccggggcctcgGGGCCTCAGGGCCGCAGCGGGGTTGCGGTCGCGCCTCCCGCCGCTGCCTCGGGCGGGCGAGCGGGGCGCGGGGgaagcgcggggccgcggcggggggcgccggggcccggggtgttgggtggggggggggagcccgggcCGCAAGGAAACGGGTCGCCCCGGGGCTGaggggccccgccggccccggctgcctccccggcTGCCCTggcggccgggagcgcggcggcagcgctgccgctGGGCCTCGCTCCCGCCCCTCGTCGCGGGGGCGGCCGCAGAGCTCCGGGCCCGGGGCCTCCCCCGAGCGACTTCGAGGGAGAACACCGGCTCCTGGCTTCTCCTGGCTGGCAGTAGGAGCGTGGGAATAACGCGCTTTAAGGGAGCTCCGGAGAGGCGCAGCCTTACGCTGCCCTTTGCTAACATCACCGGGCTGGGCGGCAGTTTTCACTCTTATTTGCTCATTAAAATCTGTTGCcgtccttttttttgttttcttgggaGCATGAGAAGTAGGCAAGGCTAAAACGTACCAGCAGTTGGGGTGTGCGTGGGAAAGGCAGACTGCTTCTCTGGGGCATCCGCACGTTAGATGAGGGTTTTCTGGTTCACGTTTGAGCTCTTATTCACGGTTTCTAATTTGGTCTGAGCAGAGCATTGCTCTCTGTATGGGTTTGAACTCTCCTTCCAGTTTTACAGGGTTGTTtcatttttgctctgtttttgtgTTGTAAATAGCTTGGACAAAAGAAATCattgtgtttgtgtttgtaaaGATGGAACCAAACAGTACTTTTAATCCAAACTTGCCCTACCTCACTTTtagcagtttgtgtttgaaatGGGTTTGGTCCAAGTTGTCCAgagtctcttctcctctctttggTGAAGTGACATCTCACCCTGCTGTGCGGAGCAGCAGGGGAGCCTGTCCATCGGAGAGCTTTGTGTTGGGGAGCCGTGCTGTCTAAGCACACGGCTGGAGGTTTGATGGTCCTTGAGCGCCCGTTTGCTAGATGGAAATGCTTGATTTGTTTTGTGCCAGTGTTTGTGTCAAGCTCTAGGCAGGTGTTCCTGGCCACCGCGCTCTGCCTG
This Apteryx mantelli isolate bAptMan1 chromosome 15, bAptMan1.hap1, whole genome shotgun sequence DNA region includes the following protein-coding sequences:
- the HACD3 gene encoding very-long-chain (3R)-3-hydroxyacyl-CoA dehydratase 3 — encoded protein: MAGPSLRPHVHWAQRHRELYLRVELSDVQNPDITITDNVLYFKAQGHGAKGDNIYEFQIEFLEPVEPKPRYKVTQRQLNITVQKKESSWWERLTRQEKRPLFLAPDFDRWLDESDAEMELREKEEEKMNKMKIESRVPKDPFKHLKKGYLIMYNLVQFLGFSWIFVNMTVRLFILGKDSFYDTFHTIADMMYFCQTLALMEILNSLIGLVRSPLIPAVIQVFGRNFILFVVLGSLEEMQSKAVVFFIFYFWSIIELFRYPYYMLSCIGIEWKPLTWLRYTSWIPLYPLGCLAEAVCIVQSIPIFSETGKFSLALPNPLNVTIQFSFLLQVYLIALFLGLFVNFRHLYKQRRKHLGPKKRKMK